A section of the Agromyces aurantiacus genome encodes:
- a CDS encoding helix-turn-helix domain-containing protein: protein MDIDGRTDEVRETDPATGLRAVAALHRLAERVEATHVAAARRAGWSWEQIGEALGVTRQSVHAKHGKQDRHV, encoded by the coding sequence ATGGACATCGACGGACGGACCGACGAGGTGCGCGAGACCGATCCCGCGACCGGCCTGCGCGCCGTCGCCGCCCTGCACCGGCTGGCCGAGCGCGTCGAGGCGACCCACGTCGCCGCGGCACGCCGCGCCGGCTGGTCATGGGAGCAGATCGGCGAGGCGCTCGGAGTCACGCGCCAATCCGTCCACGCGAAGCACGGGAAGCAGGACCGACATGTTTGA
- a CDS encoding LLM class flavin-dependent oxidoreductase, which translates to MARHYEFGLDTFGDVTLGADGEPLAQAQVLRNVVAEAELADRLGLDFFGVGEHHRHEFAISAPEVVLAAIAGRTERIHLGSAVTVLSSDDPVRVYQRFATLDGLSGGRAEVILGRGSFIESFPLFGYELSQYQDLFEEKLNLFAALLPQEPVTWEGKLRAPLTDQLVYPRVEHGRLKTWVGVGGSPESVVRAAHYGLPLVLAIIGGSPARFAPLAELYRKALAQFGHEPQPIAVHSPGIIADTDDEALDTLWPHYEIIMNRIGRERGWGAVTREHFEGEASPHGALYAGSPETVAQKIAAALRALGAGRFDLKYSNGTLPHEAMMRSIELYATRVVPRVRELLAESEPEPEPASEPADAASAG; encoded by the coding sequence ATGGCGCGCCACTACGAATTCGGACTCGACACCTTCGGCGACGTCACGCTCGGAGCCGACGGCGAGCCGCTCGCGCAGGCGCAGGTGCTTCGGAACGTCGTCGCCGAGGCCGAGCTCGCCGACCGCCTCGGCCTGGACTTCTTCGGCGTCGGCGAGCACCACCGGCACGAGTTCGCCATCTCGGCTCCCGAGGTCGTGCTCGCGGCGATCGCGGGCCGCACCGAGCGCATCCACCTCGGGTCGGCGGTGACCGTGCTGAGCTCGGACGACCCCGTGCGCGTCTACCAGCGCTTCGCGACCCTCGACGGGCTCTCGGGCGGACGCGCCGAGGTGATCCTCGGGCGTGGATCCTTCATCGAGTCGTTCCCGCTGTTCGGCTACGAGTTGAGCCAGTACCAGGACCTCTTCGAGGAGAAGCTCAACCTGTTCGCGGCGCTGCTGCCGCAGGAGCCCGTGACGTGGGAGGGGAAGCTCCGTGCCCCCCTGACCGACCAGCTGGTCTACCCGCGCGTCGAGCACGGCCGGCTGAAGACCTGGGTCGGCGTCGGCGGCAGCCCCGAGTCGGTCGTCCGGGCCGCGCACTACGGCCTGCCGCTCGTGCTGGCGATCATCGGGGGCAGTCCCGCGCGCTTCGCACCTCTGGCCGAGCTCTACCGCAAGGCGCTCGCGCAGTTCGGGCACGAGCCGCAGCCCATCGCCGTGCACTCGCCCGGCATCATCGCCGACACCGACGACGAGGCCCTCGACACGCTGTGGCCGCACTACGAGATCATCATGAACCGCATCGGCCGCGAGCGCGGCTGGGGCGCGGTCACGCGCGAGCACTTCGAGGGCGAGGCGAGCCCGCACGGCGCGCTCTACGCCGGATCGCCCGAGACCGTGGCGCAGAAGATCGCCGCCGCGCTCCGCGCGCTCGGCGCCGGCCGGTTCGACCTCAAGTACTCGAACGGCACGCTGCCGCACGAGGCCATGATGCGCTCGATCGAGCTCTACGCCACGCGCGTGGTGCCGCGGGTGCGCGAGCTGCTCGCCGAGTCGGAGCCGGAGCCCGAGCCCGCATCCGAGCCCGCCGACGCGGCATCCGCCGGCTGA
- the pdxH gene encoding pyridoxamine 5'-phosphate oxidase yields MSDAIDPERPEPRLEHALHRHTDYGAEELDEAHVASDPFVQFDRWLAEADARGVYEPNAMVLGTIDADGTPSSRTVLLRGVDDRGFAFYTDRESRKGRALESNPVATVLFPWYTLHRQVIVTGEVRRVGDGESDAYWATRPLGSRISATASRQSQPIASRAELEERVAALEEEVAGAGEIRRPERWGGFRLRPWRVEFWQGRTSRLHDRLVFSRERGADAGGWRLERLQP; encoded by the coding sequence ATGAGCGACGCGATCGACCCCGAGCGCCCGGAGCCCCGCCTGGAGCACGCCCTGCACCGGCACACCGACTACGGCGCCGAGGAGCTCGACGAGGCCCACGTGGCATCCGACCCCTTCGTGCAGTTCGACCGATGGCTCGCCGAGGCCGACGCCCGCGGCGTCTACGAGCCCAACGCGATGGTGCTCGGCACGATCGACGCCGACGGCACGCCGTCGAGCCGCACCGTGCTGCTGCGAGGCGTCGACGACCGGGGCTTCGCCTTCTACACCGACCGCGAGTCGCGCAAGGGCCGGGCGCTCGAGTCGAACCCCGTCGCCACCGTGCTCTTCCCGTGGTACACGCTGCACCGGCAGGTGATCGTCACGGGCGAGGTCCGTCGCGTCGGCGACGGGGAGTCCGACGCGTACTGGGCGACCCGGCCGCTGGGGTCGCGCATCTCGGCGACCGCGAGCCGGCAGTCGCAGCCCATCGCCTCGCGCGCCGAACTCGAGGAGCGCGTCGCGGCACTCGAGGAGGAGGTCGCGGGCGCCGGCGAGATCCGGCGGCCCGAGCGGTGGGGCGGGTTCCGCCTCCGGCCGTGGCGCGTGGAGTTCTGGCAGGGCCGCACGTCGCGACTGCACGACCGGCTCGTGTTCTCCCGCGAGCGCGGTGCGGACGCGGGCGGGTGGCGGCTCGAACGACTGCAGCCCTGA
- a CDS encoding Clp protease N-terminal domain-containing protein: protein MFERFARAARAAVTSAVEEAGRRGDRRVSTDLLLIGVLHDPGIAREVGAGADDARRAASQLDRDALAAVGVEADAFGPLGRAAGAPRLPFTPGAKAVLRRTLALASADHARRIEPTHLLHALLERRAPDPAAELLAALRAEPGAPDRGR, encoded by the coding sequence ATGTTTGAGCGTTTCGCGCGAGCGGCGCGCGCCGCCGTCACCAGCGCGGTCGAGGAGGCCGGTCGCCGCGGCGACCGCCGGGTCTCCACCGACCTGCTGCTCATCGGCGTCCTCCACGATCCCGGGATCGCGCGCGAGGTGGGCGCCGGCGCCGACGATGCCCGGCGAGCGGCGTCCCAGCTGGATCGGGATGCACTCGCCGCCGTCGGCGTCGAGGCCGACGCGTTCGGGCCCCTCGGGCGGGCCGCCGGCGCGCCGCGGCTCCCGTTCACTCCCGGTGCCAAGGCCGTCCTCAGGCGCACGCTCGCCCTCGCTTCGGCCGACCACGCGCGCCGCATCGAGCCGACGCACCTGCTCCACGCCCTGCTCGAGCGACGGGCGCCCGACCCGGCCGCGGAGCTCCTCGCGGCCCTGCGCGCCGAGCCCGGGGCCCCGGATCGCGGCCGCTGA
- a CDS encoding NADPH-dependent F420 reductase encodes MTDRPVIGIFGAGKVGTALARLLVDAGYEVVLTGSPRQTALELLVGVVAPGARVASPDELVAAADLIIVAVPFGKVGTVPWASFEGKVVVDATNYWPPVDGHIAEIDADERSTSEIHAALNTGARVVKSLNHLGYHDMEDDAMPAGSPLRRALAVVGDDPEARRAVARVIDDLGFDAVDGGALANGRALEPGHPAFGRELSAAELSALLAAERVLAA; translated from the coding sequence GTGACGGATCGACCGGTGATCGGCATCTTCGGGGCCGGCAAGGTGGGCACCGCGCTCGCACGCCTGCTCGTCGACGCCGGCTACGAGGTCGTGCTCACCGGATCGCCCCGCCAGACGGCACTCGAGCTGCTCGTGGGCGTCGTCGCGCCGGGCGCGCGCGTGGCCTCGCCCGACGAGCTGGTCGCCGCCGCCGACCTCATCATCGTCGCCGTGCCGTTCGGCAAGGTCGGCACCGTGCCCTGGGCGTCCTTCGAGGGCAAGGTCGTCGTCGACGCCACCAACTACTGGCCGCCCGTCGACGGCCACATCGCCGAGATCGACGCCGACGAGCGCTCGACGAGCGAGATCCACGCCGCCCTCAACACCGGCGCCCGCGTCGTGAAGTCGCTGAACCACCTCGGCTACCACGACATGGAGGACGACGCGATGCCGGCCGGTTCGCCCCTGCGCCGCGCGCTCGCCGTGGTCGGCGACGACCCCGAGGCGCGCCGTGCCGTGGCCCGGGTCATCGACGACCTCGGATTCGACGCCGTCGACGGCGGCGCGCTCGCGAACGGCCGGGCCCTCGAGCCGGGTCACCCCGCCTTCGGGCGCGAGCTCTCCGCCGCCGAGCTCTCGGCGCTGCTCGCCGCCGAGCGCGTGCTCGCGGCCTGA
- a CDS encoding MFS transporter yields the protein MPSTEAPVVKDTRWRAYWVCVAVAAITIMDLTKVNVALPSIEEALGAGSTELQLLVSGFVLTFGLTLVPAGRLGDQGSRKVMFIVGLSLFTATSLLCAVAPTSGVLLVGRLLQGVAAGIQMPQVLGLVQQLFQGAERGAAFGLFGATIGIATAFGPTLGGLAIAIGGPEDGWRGIFWMNVPLALLAIVFAAWLLPGRPAGERARISLDPVGVVLFGIAVVCLMWPFLFTTGSPDDDPARWWTLVAFAAAAGAFVLWERRYAASGRAPLVPLDLFSRRSYRNGTMLATAYFAAMPSTFLLTNLFLQQGLGLAPVFAGMVTIGFALASAVTSWLGGRLVGRMGRVLVVGGLILLLLGFGLLVLVAIATPPGLTPWLMAGVMLIAGAGGGFVIAPNQVLALAEVPVDEGGLAGSVGQLGQRIGTAIGTAIALSLFYSTIFRVQGEEARIDVFHTAYAVGMAAVGALLLVALFIGLVDLRQRVQAASTRSAASSAESSAAESSRPKAG from the coding sequence ATGCCGAGTACCGAGGCCCCCGTCGTGAAGGACACGCGCTGGCGCGCGTACTGGGTGTGCGTGGCCGTGGCCGCGATCACGATCATGGACCTGACGAAGGTCAACGTCGCGCTGCCCTCCATCGAGGAGGCGCTCGGCGCCGGCTCAACGGAGCTGCAGCTGCTCGTCTCGGGGTTCGTGCTGACGTTCGGCCTCACGCTCGTGCCGGCCGGCCGGCTGGGCGACCAGGGCTCGCGCAAGGTCATGTTCATCGTGGGCCTCAGCCTCTTCACGGCGACGAGCCTGCTCTGTGCGGTCGCGCCGACCTCCGGCGTGCTGCTCGTGGGCCGCCTGCTCCAGGGCGTGGCCGCGGGCATCCAGATGCCGCAGGTGCTGGGGCTCGTGCAGCAGCTGTTCCAGGGCGCCGAGCGGGGCGCCGCGTTCGGCCTGTTCGGCGCGACGATCGGCATCGCGACCGCGTTCGGCCCGACGCTCGGGGGTCTCGCGATCGCGATCGGGGGGCCGGAGGACGGATGGCGCGGCATCTTCTGGATGAACGTGCCGCTCGCCCTCCTCGCGATCGTGTTCGCGGCCTGGCTCCTCCCGGGACGCCCGGCGGGTGAGCGCGCCCGGATCTCCCTCGACCCCGTCGGCGTCGTGCTCTTCGGCATCGCGGTGGTGTGCCTCATGTGGCCGTTCCTGTTCACGACCGGCTCGCCCGACGACGATCCCGCTCGGTGGTGGACGCTCGTCGCGTTCGCCGCGGCGGCCGGCGCGTTCGTGCTGTGGGAGCGGCGCTACGCGGCGTCGGGTCGCGCGCCGCTCGTGCCGCTCGACCTGTTCTCCCGCCGCTCGTACCGCAACGGCACGATGCTCGCGACCGCCTACTTCGCGGCCATGCCCTCGACGTTCCTGCTCACGAACCTGTTCCTGCAGCAGGGCCTGGGGCTGGCCCCCGTGTTCGCCGGCATGGTGACGATCGGGTTCGCGCTGGCCAGCGCCGTCACGTCGTGGCTGGGCGGGCGGCTCGTGGGGCGGATGGGCCGGGTGCTCGTCGTTGGCGGGCTCATCCTGCTCCTGCTCGGCTTCGGCCTGCTCGTGCTCGTGGCGATCGCGACCCCGCCCGGGCTCACCCCGTGGCTGATGGCGGGCGTCATGCTCATCGCGGGCGCCGGAGGCGGCTTCGTGATCGCGCCGAACCAGGTGCTCGCGCTCGCCGAGGTGCCGGTCGACGAGGGCGGGCTCGCCGGCTCGGTCGGCCAGCTCGGCCAGCGCATCGGCACGGCGATCGGCACGGCGATCGCGCTCTCGCTCTTCTACTCCACGATCTTCCGCGTGCAGGGCGAGGAGGCGCGCATCGACGTGTTCCACACGGCCTACGCGGTCGGCATGGCCGCGGTCGGCGCGCTGCTCCTGGTGGCGCTGTTCATCGGCCTCGTCGACCTGCGCCAGCGGGTTCAGGCCGCGAGCACGCGCTCGGCGGCGAGCAGCGCCGAGAGCTCGGCGGCGGAGAGCTCGCGCCCGAAGGCGGGGTGA